The proteins below come from a single Desulfovibrio litoralis DSM 11393 genomic window:
- a CDS encoding HAD family hydrolase, with protein sequence MIKAILFDAFGTLCEIRNKQNPYKPIIRAWSLGVAAAYQTLMTKDISETELAIEAGCSAEELKKIQAGVQTEITSMCLYPVLQSIKERNLKWGIVSNLATPYAAPLLKLLPFQPDVCAWSFTTGYRKPEEGIYAYACEKLGLGFNDCLMVGDSLENDYNMPKKLGMQARYLKRSGVDKDQFDCIATLYEIL encoded by the coding sequence TTGATAAAAGCAATATTATTTGATGCGTTCGGTACGCTTTGTGAGATTCGTAATAAACAAAACCCTTATAAGCCGATTATTAGAGCGTGGAGTTTAGGTGTTGCCGCCGCTTATCAAACGCTTATGACCAAAGATATTTCCGAGACAGAATTGGCTATTGAGGCGGGCTGTTCTGCTGAAGAGCTTAAAAAAATACAGGCAGGAGTTCAAACGGAAATAACTTCGATGTGTCTTTATCCTGTGCTTCAATCTATTAAAGAGCGGAATTTAAAATGGGGCATTGTTTCTAATCTTGCTACGCCTTATGCAGCCCCTTTATTAAAGTTGCTTCCGTTTCAGCCTGATGTTTGTGCGTGGTCTTTTACTACAGGTTATAGAAAGCCGGAAGAGGGTATTTATGCTTACGCTTGTGAAAAGTTGGGGTTAGGGTTTAATGACTGTTTGATGGTTGGCGACTCGTTGGAAAATGATTACAATATGCCAAAAAAACTTGGAATGCAGGCGAGATATTTAAAACGATCAGGGGTAGATAAAGACCAGTTTGATTGTATTGCTACGCTGTATGAAATTTTATGA
- a CDS encoding aspartate/glutamate racemase family protein, giving the protein MNKPEKIVGILGGMGPEATVDFMQRLIKLVPAKDDSDHIRCVVDNNPKVPSRMKALIDGDGENPGPCMADMAQRLEKWGASFLVIPCNTAHYYYDYVKNSVNIPVLNILDLTTNYVVKHFPEVTNIGILASNAVQKTKMYEKCFEPYHKNIIFPDKIFQNRLLSLIKDIKKGLCGEEQQQELQVIVDHLITKDANLCIIACTELSVIASTFKSPFVDASQILAMRVIEIIKEEKNN; this is encoded by the coding sequence ATGAATAAACCAGAAAAAATAGTTGGCATTTTAGGTGGTATGGGCCCTGAGGCAACTGTTGACTTCATGCAGCGCTTAATTAAATTAGTGCCTGCTAAAGATGATAGCGACCATATCCGCTGTGTTGTGGATAATAATCCTAAAGTACCTTCAAGAATGAAGGCTCTTATCGACGGTGATGGTGAAAACCCTGGTCCTTGTATGGCAGATATGGCACAAAGATTAGAAAAATGGGGTGCAAGTTTTTTAGTAATACCTTGTAACACAGCCCATTATTATTATGATTATGTAAAAAATTCCGTAAATATACCTGTTTTAAACATTTTAGATTTAACAACCAATTATGTTGTTAAACATTTTCCTGAGGTAACAAACATAGGAATTTTAGCCTCTAACGCAGTACAAAAAACTAAAATGTACGAAAAATGTTTTGAACCGTATCACAAAAACATAATCTTTCCTGACAAAATATTCCAGAATAGATTATTATCATTAATAAAAGATATTAAAAAAGGTTTGTGTGGAGAAGAACAACAACAAGAATTACAAGTAATTGTTGATCATCTAATAACAAAAGATGCGAATTTATGTATAATTGCATGCACAGAACTCAGTGTAATTGCAAGTACGTTTAAAAGCCCTTTTGTAGATGCCTCACAAATATTAGCAATGCGTGTTATTGAGATTATCAAAGAAGAGAAAAACAACTAA
- a CDS encoding D-cysteine desulfhydrase — MNFTNFPRKQFLQGATPLEAMPNLSKALGGRVNLYIKRDDLLPGAAGGNKTRKLEFSFGEALSLGADTIITCGAVQSNHARLTASWAAKENLECHLILEERVKGSYKPNASGNNLLFHLLGVKSIRVVPGGSNMMAEMEKTAEDLKKQGKKPYIVPGGASNPVGALGYVASVSEILQQLNSMQLKIDSYVVPSGSAGTHAGTVVGMFGENGNIPVIGINVSRPKDVQEDIVYNLANATAKLLNLKTELPKGNIECFADYFAPGYSLPNDGMVEAVKLFSKHEAILLDPVYSGKAAAGLIDLVRKGHFKEGSSILFLHTGGSPVLYAYLDSLL, encoded by the coding sequence ATGAACTTTACAAATTTTCCTCGTAAACAATTCTTACAAGGTGCTACTCCGTTAGAAGCTATGCCTAATTTATCTAAGGCATTAGGAGGTAGAGTAAACCTTTATATTAAACGAGATGACCTTTTACCAGGAGCCGCAGGAGGGAACAAAACTCGTAAACTAGAATTCTCTTTTGGTGAAGCTTTGTCTCTTGGTGCTGATACTATTATTACTTGTGGAGCTGTTCAATCAAACCATGCACGTTTAACAGCATCTTGGGCTGCAAAAGAAAACTTAGAGTGTCATCTTATATTAGAAGAACGTGTAAAGGGTTCTTATAAGCCTAATGCATCAGGGAATAACTTGTTATTTCATCTATTAGGAGTAAAAAGCATTCGTGTTGTGCCTGGTGGTTCTAATATGATGGCAGAAATGGAAAAGACCGCCGAAGACTTAAAAAAACAAGGTAAAAAGCCATATATAGTGCCTGGTGGAGCCTCTAACCCTGTAGGAGCCTTGGGCTATGTCGCTTCTGTTTCTGAAATTTTACAACAGCTTAATTCTATGCAGTTAAAAATAGACAGTTATGTTGTACCTTCTGGTTCAGCAGGAACTCACGCTGGTACCGTTGTTGGTATGTTTGGTGAAAACGGAAATATTCCAGTTATAGGTATAAACGTATCAAGACCAAAAGATGTACAGGAAGACATTGTTTATAATTTAGCTAATGCTACCGCGAAGTTATTAAACCTAAAAACAGAATTACCCAAGGGCAATATTGAGTGTTTTGCAGATTATTTCGCACCAGGTTATTCCTTACCAAATGACGGCATGGTTGAGGCAGTAAAACTTTTTTCTAAACACGAAGCTATTTTACTCGACCCTGTGTATTCAGGCAAGGCAGCAGCAGGGCTTATAGACTTAGTACGCAAAGGGCATTTTAAAGAAGGTTCTAGTATATTGTTTTTACACACAGGTGGTTCACCGGTGCTATACGCTTATTTAGACTCTCTGCTATAA
- a CDS encoding DUF169 domain-containing protein, translating to MSLSYAEAQKILMDEFRLYHHPIALTFLFDDASIEEFKDKHDVYLPVKPMTFCQWEVSARMKAQTVLGTPDKLACSNGKVSFGWKDIDDDEIKTQMKYVRNFEQAKKFSLSKPRLPLGKLKALGVGPLGDAKMPPSTVHFYCDNMQSYHLAIDWMAATDIHPLHANITMSSSACGGNVYSYLNKHANILPACSGSYNSGKTERGEVNVIIPGEHILMTVERLLERKRNLGSSSITRPGDPFPGADVCKNCPLLIFKKDKGDE from the coding sequence ATGAGTCTTAGTTATGCAGAAGCACAAAAGATTTTAATGGACGAATTTCGTCTATATCACCACCCTATTGCCTTAACTTTTCTTTTCGACGATGCATCAATAGAAGAATTTAAGGATAAACATGATGTTTACCTCCCTGTAAAACCAATGACTTTTTGTCAATGGGAAGTTTCAGCTCGAATGAAAGCTCAAACAGTACTTGGAACTCCTGATAAATTAGCTTGTTCCAACGGGAAAGTTAGCTTTGGCTGGAAAGATATCGATGATGATGAAATTAAAACTCAAATGAAATATGTGCGTAATTTTGAACAAGCTAAAAAGTTTTCTCTTTCTAAACCACGTCTTCCTCTCGGAAAATTAAAGGCTCTTGGTGTTGGCCCTTTAGGCGATGCTAAAATGCCGCCTAGTACTGTACACTTTTATTGCGACAATATGCAATCATATCACTTAGCTATAGACTGGATGGCAGCAACAGACATTCACCCTTTACATGCTAATATAACCATGAGTTCTTCGGCTTGTGGCGGAAATGTATATTCCTATCTTAACAAACATGCCAATATTTTACCGGCATGTTCAGGTAGCTATAACTCCGGAAAAACAGAACGCGGCGAAGTCAACGTTATAATTCCCGGAGAACATATATTGATGACAGTCGAACGTTTGCTTGAGCGTAAACGCAATTTGGGTTCAAGCTCAATTACAAGACCCGGAGATCCGTTCCCGGGTGCTGACGTTTGTAAAAACTGTCCTCTACTGATTTTCAAAAAAGACAAAGGAGATGAATAA
- a CDS encoding class I SAM-dependent methyltransferase, producing MNDIQMQLLIDLHKSNLRQGPGGEAETKKMLKLADIDKSKPLKIADIGCGTGNSSILLAKELNAQITAVDFLPEFLEVLQSQAKAHKEHKVAEKITTLNCSMDSLPFATEEFDLIFSEGAIYNMGFEAGVADWKRFLKPGGKLIVSEITWLTAKRPQELQAHWDAEYPEIDVASAKIKILEQHGYCLEAYFYLPVHCWKDNYYLPMQKGFDAFLERNGQSTQAKEIVEGEKAEIALYEKYSDYYSYGVYIARKL from the coding sequence ATGAATGATATACAAATGCAACTGTTGATTGATTTGCATAAATCAAATTTAAGGCAGGGACCAGGGGGCGAGGCGGAAACCAAGAAAATGTTGAAACTTGCCGATATTGATAAGTCTAAACCTTTGAAGATCGCTGATATTGGGTGTGGTACGGGGAATTCCTCTATCTTGCTTGCCAAAGAGTTAAATGCCCAAATTACTGCCGTTGACTTTTTACCTGAGTTTCTTGAGGTACTTCAAAGCCAAGCCAAGGCACATAAGGAGCATAAGGTTGCGGAAAAAATTACAACATTGAATTGTTCTATGGATTCTCTACCGTTTGCGACTGAGGAATTTGATCTAATCTTTTCTGAGGGAGCAATTTATAATATGGGTTTTGAAGCAGGGGTTGCCGATTGGAAGAGGTTTTTAAAACCCGGGGGTAAGCTTATTGTTTCAGAAATTACATGGTTAACGGCTAAACGTCCACAGGAGCTTCAAGCTCATTGGGACGCTGAGTATCCTGAAATTGATGTGGCTTCGGCAAAAATCAAAATTCTTGAACAGCATGGTTATTGTCTCGAAGCTTATTTTTATCTGCCTGTGCATTGTTGGAAAGATAATTATTACTTACCCATGCAGAAAGGTTTTGATGCTTTTCTTGAGCGAAATGGGCAAAGCACTCAGGCAAAAGAGATTGTTGAAGGTGAAAAAGCTGAAATAGCCCTTTATGAAAAATACTCTGATTATTATAGCTATGGTGTTTATATTGCAAGAAAACTTTAA
- a CDS encoding DegT/DnrJ/EryC1/StrS family aminotransferase has protein sequence MSNQVFKKNFNQQEDISQEAIDAALKVLKSGRLFRYNNGENEVGETAKLEVEFASYMGSKYCLACASCGSALYLALKSIGVKVGDVVLCNSFTLAPVPGALENSGAKVVLVEIESENYTIDLVDLETKAIETKAKFLLLSHMRGHIVDMDKLMQICTRLNVKVIEDCAHTMGATWNGKKSGSFGIVSCFSTQTYKHLNSGEGGLLVTDDPKVISKAILYSGSYMLYDKHVSRPELSVFDEFKLETPNFSLRMDNLRAAILRVQLKTLDTQCQRWNERYAVVETILRTAKHLCCPKRHSKEGFVASSFQFSIENQSEDKIREFLAAANQSGLVIKWFGEKKPAGFTSSYKTWQYLITNFNLTNTDNILSKLCDFRLPLTFSLDDCKCVATIIKNLSDEIFS, from the coding sequence ATGTCAAATCAAGTCTTTAAAAAAAACTTTAACCAACAAGAAGATATTTCACAAGAAGCGATTGATGCGGCTCTAAAGGTTTTAAAAAGTGGTAGGCTGTTTAGATATAACAATGGAGAAAATGAAGTAGGAGAAACCGCCAAATTAGAAGTAGAATTTGCCTCTTATATGGGTAGTAAATATTGTTTAGCGTGTGCATCTTGTGGCAGTGCTTTATATCTGGCTTTAAAAAGTATTGGCGTAAAAGTTGGAGATGTTGTTTTGTGTAACTCATTTACTTTAGCACCTGTCCCTGGTGCTTTAGAAAATTCTGGTGCTAAAGTTGTTTTAGTAGAAATTGAAAGCGAAAATTATACTATCGACTTGGTTGATTTAGAAACAAAAGCAATAGAAACAAAAGCTAAGTTTTTGCTGTTGTCCCATATGCGTGGACATATTGTAGATATGGATAAACTTATGCAAATTTGTACTAGGCTTAATGTAAAAGTTATTGAAGATTGTGCTCATACTATGGGTGCAACTTGGAATGGGAAAAAAAGTGGCAGTTTTGGTATAGTTTCTTGTTTTAGCACTCAAACCTATAAGCACTTAAACTCTGGTGAAGGCGGTTTATTGGTTACTGATGATCCAAAAGTTATATCTAAAGCAATATTATATTCTGGCTCTTATATGTTGTATGACAAACATGTTTCAAGGCCTGAACTAAGTGTTTTTGATGAATTTAAACTAGAAACTCCAAACTTTAGTTTAAGAATGGATAACTTAAGGGCGGCTATATTAAGAGTGCAATTAAAGACGCTTGATACTCAGTGTCAGCGTTGGAATGAGCGTTATGCTGTAGTCGAAACTATATTAAGAACAGCGAAGCACCTTTGTTGTCCCAAAAGGCATTCTAAAGAAGGCTTTGTCGCTAGTTCTTTTCAGTTTAGCATTGAAAATCAGAGTGAAGACAAAATTAGAGAATTTTTAGCTGCGGCTAATCAATCAGGACTTGTTATAAAATGGTTTGGAGAAAAAAAGCCAGCTGGTTTTACTTCGTCTTATAAAACGTGGCAATATCTTATAACTAATTTTAATCTAACAAATACTGACAATATTTTATCTAAACTATGTGATTTTCGCTTACCTTTAACCTTTAGTCTCGATGATTGTAAGTGTGTAGCGACCATAATTAAAAATTTATCAGATGAAATCTTTAGTTAA
- a CDS encoding GntR family transcriptional regulator encodes MTTQSNSMKSLLAYSKIRDLIVSGDKLPGTHLVVADLESELQLGRGAIREALMRLDRSGLVKNIPYKGIVVAPPPQLREIEQIYKIRCELESTLTLEAMTKLTKKDFDELEKLLESFKNLNDVSETFFALDRKFHSIIYRASSMSHLCNIVDKMMDTIEVYLNLYQYENEDQTIFVNEHIQIVELLKTKNTKQLIPLIQNNIMGGLKLVNNAYGKIIHNQS; translated from the coding sequence TTGACCACACAATCTAATTCTATGAAATCTTTACTAGCATATAGCAAAATTCGTGACCTTATTGTATCAGGGGATAAACTCCCAGGAACTCACCTTGTCGTTGCTGATCTCGAATCCGAACTACAACTTGGACGAGGTGCTATTCGAGAAGCTTTAATGCGCCTTGATCGCTCTGGTTTAGTAAAGAATATTCCATATAAAGGTATTGTGGTTGCTCCTCCCCCTCAACTACGAGAGATAGAACAAATATATAAGATACGTTGTGAGCTAGAATCCACATTAACATTAGAAGCAATGACCAAACTAACAAAAAAAGATTTTGATGAGTTAGAGAAGCTTTTAGAATCTTTTAAAAATCTAAACGATGTATCAGAAACATTTTTTGCACTAGATAGAAAGTTTCATTCCATTATTTATCGTGCTTCTTCTATGTCTCATTTATGTAATATTGTTGATAAAATGATGGATACTATTGAAGTCTATCTTAACCTTTACCAATATGAAAACGAAGATCAAACGATATTTGTAAACGAACATATACAAATCGTAGAGTTGTTAAAAACTAAAAACACCAAACAACTTATACCTCTTATACAAAATAACATTATGGGCGGTTTAAAGTTAGTTAATAATGCCTATGGTAAAATCATACATAATCAATCATAA
- a CDS encoding STT3 domain-containing protein — protein MQTESIMQNHWSNNLLSYRNQSNVTLGVLLLAVIISFSLSLSLRMYELNVWNNSEYMIEGEHLLSTHDAYHWIAGAEDFEFGKGHPMSLLAKYATTITKLPTAEVAFWLVPILASLIAVAITLWGAVLGYPFAGMGAGIICSLSPSFFGRTTLGSYDTDLITLLFAVLLPLIPAYWLKKYIDSPFSIALRLLSSLKLKNSSQKPDIITEHKDGIGIYFLLFLGGFLGYWSQDWHSLFVYLTRFFALFTPLFILVFARPNTKKSLLLKALLFSLPLSNAFYGGILGGCLLLFILLYQYYNKQAYKQNSTLNKFLMILFKPEKKIKYFYFFITALLWLAVAIFCLSEAVWNDFYASIMSYIKHTPTTTNINNPVLPYPAVTQSIVEVHDIKFKELLTYLHPWTFMVVSGLILFIVLLIFYPSLIFLIPLLAISLSSLKLGGRMGMFGAPIISLGFFVGSASLLSFISYMFKTSFSKSLGLLTALIISLFLSLPIVNKTSQISLGPSISRETAEALIFIKKNTAPNSFVWIWWDWGYAAHHFAKRYTIADGARHSGTSLYLPALVYSTENPFLARQIIKYTAKLNNAPYTTMNSMTPEQIHSLLEELENSPPINAPVEQYGEQYLVVNFDLIPISHWISYFGTWDFKTQKGKDYLVNNLNKNITYNFDSGIIVHPTLQPVYAASIDIFTPEKVERKNYFRITEKHFILNTKTQEKIIVSSEIYNTLMVQLLLSEPNDPRFSPYFELVFDNTFTRVFRVK, from the coding sequence ATGCAAACAGAAAGTATAATGCAAAATCATTGGTCAAACAACCTTTTATCATATCGCAATCAATCAAACGTTACGCTCGGCGTTCTTTTACTTGCCGTAATTATCTCATTTTCGCTAAGTTTAAGTTTAAGAATGTATGAACTGAATGTTTGGAACAACAGTGAATATATGATAGAAGGCGAACACTTACTCTCAACACACGACGCTTATCACTGGATAGCCGGTGCCGAAGATTTTGAATTTGGCAAAGGACACCCCATGTCTTTGCTCGCCAAATATGCAACAACAATCACAAAACTTCCAACAGCCGAGGTCGCTTTTTGGCTTGTTCCAATTTTAGCAAGTCTTATCGCCGTTGCAATAACTTTATGGGGGGCTGTGCTTGGCTATCCTTTTGCCGGAATGGGTGCCGGAATAATCTGTTCTTTATCTCCAAGTTTTTTTGGACGTACAACTCTTGGAAGCTATGATACTGACCTAATTACTCTTTTATTTGCGGTTCTTCTTCCTTTAATTCCCGCCTATTGGTTAAAAAAGTATATTGATTCCCCTTTTTCCATTGCTTTACGTTTATTATCATCATTAAAATTGAAAAACAGCTCTCAAAAACCTGATATAATAACCGAACACAAAGACGGTATCGGAATTTACTTTTTACTGTTTTTGGGGGGTTTTTTAGGTTATTGGTCTCAAGACTGGCACTCTTTGTTTGTATACCTCACAAGATTTTTTGCTTTATTTACTCCGCTTTTTATCCTTGTTTTCGCCCGTCCCAATACTAAAAAGTCATTATTACTAAAAGCTCTTTTATTTTCGTTGCCTTTAAGCAATGCTTTTTATGGCGGTATTTTGGGTGGTTGCCTCTTATTATTTATCTTGCTTTATCAATATTATAACAAGCAAGCATACAAACAAAATTCAACGTTAAACAAGTTTTTAATGATTTTATTTAAACCTGAAAAGAAAATCAAATATTTCTATTTTTTTATAACAGCCCTGCTTTGGCTAGCTGTTGCTATATTCTGCCTAAGCGAAGCCGTATGGAATGATTTTTACGCCTCAATAATGAGTTATATAAAGCACACTCCGACAACAACCAATATTAACAACCCTGTTTTGCCATATCCTGCAGTAACTCAGTCAATAGTAGAAGTGCATGATATAAAATTCAAAGAACTTTTAACCTATCTACACCCCTGGACTTTTATGGTTGTAAGCGGTTTAATACTATTTATTGTACTGCTTATTTTTTACCCCAGTCTTATTTTTTTAATTCCTTTGTTGGCAATTTCTTTATCAAGCTTAAAGCTTGGCGGAAGAATGGGTATGTTCGGTGCCCCAATTATCAGCCTCGGTTTTTTTGTCGGGTCGGCAAGCTTGCTTTCTTTTATCAGCTATATGTTTAAAACATCATTTTCTAAATCTTTGGGGCTTTTAACCGCCCTGATTATAAGCCTATTCCTTTCTTTACCTATAGTAAACAAAACATCACAAATCAGCCTAGGACCTTCAATTTCCAGAGAAACCGCAGAAGCCTTAATTTTTATCAAAAAAAATACAGCTCCTAACAGCTTTGTTTGGATCTGGTGGGACTGGGGTTATGCCGCACACCATTTTGCCAAACGCTATACAATTGCAGACGGAGCAAGACATAGCGGAACGTCTCTATATCTTCCCGCTTTGGTCTATAGTACGGAAAACCCTTTTTTAGCTCGCCAAATTATTAAATATACCGCCAAGCTCAATAATGCTCCCTATACTACTATGAATTCCATGACTCCGGAACAAATCCACTCCCTATTGGAAGAGCTTGAAAACTCACCACCGATTAATGCCCCGGTTGAACAATATGGAGAGCAATATCTCGTTGTTAATTTTGACCTTATTCCTATCTCTCATTGGATTTCATATTTTGGAACTTGGGATTTTAAAACTCAAAAAGGAAAAGATTATCTTGTCAACAATCTCAATAAAAACATTACATATAACTTCGACTCGGGAATAATAGTACACCCAACCTTACAACCGGTTTACGCCGCCAGTATTGATATTTTTACACCGGAAAAAGTAGAAAGAAAAAACTATTTCCGAATCACCGAAAAACACTTTATATTAAACACAAAAACACAAGAAAAAATTATCGTAAGCTCTGAGATATATAATACCTTGATGGTTCAACTGCTTTTATCGGAACCAAACGATCCAAGATTCAGCCCTTATTTTGAACTTGTCTTTGACAATACTTTCACCAGAGTTTTTAGAGTAAAATAA
- a CDS encoding TSUP family transporter: MKLKNGLSKIILIVTALAILGVSSFAFAQNMTNATATPTTQSSSATPTKNDSLSKLEKAIKATPTIQPGEAPKPGHLDPSAAPGFLGIPGAPNIPLYLAFLWAVWVGWIFSTVGAFGGVMASVGHMAIFGFGAYASSFKTTSPALNKVITDSIRVSNQCLVGTSAAFSSFNYWRMGRVVVPLALALGAGSIFGSWLVPTLTAGKISFKEYSGYFGLFVLFLGCYLFWETTPAGQATKKKAKAATEAFEKMSKACTQSGESVMTGVKINSISLAKVNFNFCGVDFSFNPVLIALGGFVIASMASFLGVGGGFLLVPFLTSVTQLPMYLAAGTSALAVLIGMITSISTFLTAGTPIDWNLIGVELVGIIIGSYVGPKTSKYLSDKWMKRIFIVLALYVGIKYTTEGLFGIKILP; the protein is encoded by the coding sequence ATGAAATTGAAAAATGGCTTGTCAAAGATTATACTTATTGTAACAGCGTTAGCGATATTAGGCGTAAGCTCTTTTGCTTTTGCACAAAATATGACAAATGCAACGGCAACACCGACAACACAATCAAGCTCGGCAACACCGACTAAAAACGACAGCTTAAGTAAGCTCGAAAAAGCAATTAAAGCAACTCCAACCATTCAACCCGGTGAAGCTCCAAAACCCGGTCATTTAGACCCAAGTGCCGCACCCGGATTTTTAGGTATTCCCGGTGCTCCCAATATACCTCTTTACTTAGCATTTTTATGGGCCGTTTGGGTAGGTTGGATTTTCTCAACCGTTGGTGCGTTCGGTGGAGTTATGGCAAGCGTTGGACACATGGCTATTTTTGGGTTTGGAGCTTATGCTAGTTCTTTCAAAACAACCTCTCCTGCTCTTAATAAAGTTATTACTGACTCTATCCGTGTTTCCAACCAATGTTTGGTAGGAACCTCAGCCGCCTTTTCTTCTTTTAACTATTGGCGTATGGGAAGAGTTGTTGTTCCTCTTGCCTTAGCTTTAGGTGCCGGTTCTATTTTTGGTTCTTGGCTTGTTCCTACTTTAACAGCAGGCAAAATAAGCTTTAAAGAATATTCCGGTTACTTCGGTCTCTTCGTTCTGTTCTTAGGTTGTTATCTGTTCTGGGAAACAACTCCCGCCGGACAAGCAACCAAGAAAAAAGCCAAAGCAGCCACCGAAGCTTTTGAAAAAATGTCAAAAGCTTGCACTCAATCAGGTGAAAGCGTTATGACTGGCGTTAAAATTAACTCTATTAGCCTCGCTAAAGTAAATTTCAACTTCTGCGGTGTTGATTTTTCTTTTAACCCTGTATTAATTGCTTTAGGCGGTTTTGTTATCGCTTCTATGGCTTCATTTTTAGGCGTTGGTGGCGGATTTTTATTGGTTCCTTTCTTAACCAGTGTTACCCAGCTTCCAATGTATCTTGCCGCAGGAACTTCCGCCCTCGCAGTATTAATCGGTATGATTACCTCTATTTCTACCTTCCTGACAGCAGGAACACCGATAGATTGGAACTTAATCGGTGTTGAACTTGTTGGTATCATTATCGGTTCTTATGTAGGACCTAAAACTTCAAAGTATCTTTCTGATAAATGGATGAAGAGAATCTTTATTGTCTTAGCTCTTTATGTTGGTATCAAGTATACCACAGAAGGTTTATTCGGAATTAAGATATTACCATAA